Below is a window of Malus domestica chromosome 13, GDT2T_hap1 DNA.
AACCGATACAGCTACCTACTCTGTACCCATTTGTTCCACATTTACCATGAGAAAGCACTGATGTATACAAGTTTCTCCGTTAGAAGCTGAACAAGTAGAGTGCGTGAACAATTGCAGACTTCAGAAGCAAGGCGCAGCATCTCAAACTGGATCTGCCGGATGAAGAATGAAGAAATGCCACCACCTGCAATGCATACATTGAAAATATACATAAAAATGAGCGAGAATGCATTAGCTCAATCGCCACTCATGGGAACACTTGACCTAAAATGTTGAAACAAGAAATACGGTAAGCATAACATGTCAACAGATCAAATTAACAAAATAGACTTGGGGGCCAATACTGGAAGGTCATATTACAACCCTTCCTGACTAACAGCCAAAACTAAGATGATTATAAATTCTTTCAAAATTCCATACCTGCGATTGTGTTTTCTTCACTCACTGCAAAATCAGATATAACCGGCGTATGACAGGATACATCCAATGGCACCAGTTTGAGAACTACGATTAACAATAAACAACTCAAGAAACAACAATAAGTGATTGCTAGTGATtacaatcatttttttttccagaatgTGAAGTAGGTACCAAACTCTTACATATCCTGGAAACAAATTCAACCGTAATAACTAGCAATCAAGCAGCAGCAAATGATCAACCTAGGACATTTCCAAGCCAGACGTGTATTTATCCAAAGCATTCATATATGcaaaaaatgcatgttttgggTAAAAAGCACTCGGCTCAATTCAATCCTGATAGAGAATTAATTCATCGATTAATTTTATCTCATATCCCTAAAATTCAATGGATTAGTCTTTAATATCATATCTAAGGCTTCAAAATCAAGACTAAATAACTTTAGCATGAATATGAAACGACATATACATGATGAAAGTACACAGTACAAATTTCATACGCCAAGTAATTCATACGAATACAGAGGAATTGAGCTGCAAAATTACCACAGAACACAAGGCGCTCATCCTCCCAGCTTATCCCGTTTAGCCCACGAGCACATTCACTTCTTCTCCTGCGCAATGTACTCCCGAATTCTCTTTGCTTTCTCTGTCATTTCCGCAAGTGCCTCCTCCGTCTCACCAATGATCTGTTTTGGCAAATGCCTCTCCAAAAACCCAAACCACTCCCCGAGCGTCATCTTCTCCAAGTCACAGCTCACATTAACACCCGAACCACTCCCACTTCCATTGTCGCCCTTAATGCGATTCCCGCTTCCATTTTCAACCTTTTCGCCATTCCCACTTCCACTTTCACCTTTTCCACCACTCTCTTCTCCAACGCTGAACTCTCTATCCGCCTCCTCATGTCTCTCTTCCTCCAATTTCACCGCTTTTGAAGCTTCATTGTCAAGTTTATCGCACACCGGTTGCTCTTTTGGTACATTCTTCCCCCTCCTTGCACCACCACGTGTCCTTTTCGGCAATCCTTCAGCGTCTACACAAGAGCTCTCTGCAATCTTCCCCAATTCCTCATTCTTCGTGATCCGAGTTTGCCTCACACTCACTTGCCGTGTCAATTTTTCCTCCACAGGCTTCTCCTCCGCAACCTCactcttcaaaaccctagctttGGGCGGTCGACCCCTCCTCTGATTCCCCTTGACCTCAATTTCCTCGACACGCCTCGGGTTCCGTCTCAGCCGGCTCTCTTCGTAGCCATCGATCTTAACCTCAATGGAAGTGCACTCGCCGATTTTGATTTCGTCGCCGTGGCTGAGATCCAGCGGCGTGTTTGGGGGGACATTGGTGCCATTCAAAAGGGTTCCGTTTGAGGAGTCAAGATCTCGGAGCACCCATTTGCCCGATTCGGACTCGATGGAGAGGTGCTTGGAAGAAATGCCGGAGTCTTTGATCGGGATATTGTTGCAGCGGCCGTCGCGGCCAATTCGGACCTTGGATCCGGGTCGGAAGTGCCGGGTGTCGCCGTTCCAATTATGAAACCCCGGGCCTC
It encodes the following:
- the LOC103424082 gene encoding FHA domain-containing protein At4g14490-like; amino-acid sequence: MEPLALNLKMLRGPGFHNWNGDTRHFRPGSKVRIGRDGRCNNIPIKDSGISSKHLSIESESGKWVLRDLDSSNGTLLNGTNVPPNTPLDLSHGDEIKIGECTSIEVKIDGYEESRLRRNPRRVEEIEVKGNQRRGRPPKARVLKSEVAEEKPVEEKLTRQVSVRQTRITKNEELGKIAESSCVDAEGLPKRTRGGARRGKNVPKEQPVCDKLDNEASKAVKLEEERHEEADREFSVGEESGGKGESGSGNGEKVENGSGNRIKGDNGSGSGSGVNVSCDLEKMTLGEWFGFLERHLPKQIIGETEEALAEMTEKAKRIREYIAQEKK